The genomic segment AGCCCGGGATCCGTGACGCGGAGCGGATCTTCATCAACAAGTTCTCCTACCGCTTCGGCGACGTCCACCGGGGGGACGTCGTGGTCTTCACGCCGCCGTCTGACGCGGGGAAGACCTGCATCAAGCGCGTCGTCGGGCTTCCCGGGGAAACCATCCGCATCTCGGACGGGGCGGTCTTCATCGACGGGAAACGTCTCCACGAGCCCTACATCGTTCCCGCTACCCGCTCCGAAGGCGATATCGACGGTTTCACGATCCCGGGCGGAAACTACTTCGTCCTGGGCGACCACCGGGACTTCAGCAACGACAGCCGGAACTGGGGCCCGATCCCGGGGGACCAGATCCTCGGGAAGGCCGTTCTCCGCTACTGGCCGCCGTCGGCCTTCGGCCTCATCGGCGGGGCCGCCGCCCCGAAGTCCCCGTGATGGAATGCTTCTTCGAATCCGCGGCCGGGTGGCGGGACTGGCTGGAGAAGCACCACGCGTCGGAACGAGTGGTCTGGCTGATTTTCTACAAGGCCCACACCGGACGGGTCTCCCTCCGCTATGAAGAGGCCCTGGACGAGGCCCTTTGTTACGGTTGGATCGACAGCATCATCAAGCGGATTGATGACGAACGCTACTGTCAGAAGTTCACGCCGCGGACGAACACCCTCCGGTGGTCCGATGCCAACGTTGTCCGGATGCGCCGACTGATCGCCGAGGGCCGCATGACCGACATCGGGCTCTCCAAGGTGGGAGACCCGTCCATCCTGGAGCAGGACCCGCCCCCGCGCGCCGATGTCCCCGCTGACGATCCCCCCGATTTCATCCGGGAAGCCTTCGAGGCCGAACCGGCGGCGGGCACCGCCTTTGGGGCGCTCACCCCGGGCCGTCGTCGCCTTTACCTGCGCTGGGTCCTGGACGCCAGGCGCGACGAAACCCGCCGCAAGCGCCTCCAGGAACTCATCGGCCTGCTGAAGGAAGGGAAACCGCTGTCGATGAAGTGATCCCTGTCAAGATGTCCTCAGCGGGGAGCCGGCGGGTTGAGGACGAAGAACCGGCCCAGGTCTCCAAGTTGGCATCCGAGGGAATAGAGGGCGAGGGAGAAGGCGACGTTTTCCGCCGGGAGGGTGCAGGCGGGGTCGGAACAGAGGATCATCCTCTGATTGATGTAATAGCTTTTTCGGGCGAAGTGTTCGGTGTACCCCTTGGCCTGGAGAGTGAATACACCGTGGCCGACCCGGGAGGAGAAGAAGTAACCGTCGATACTCTGGGGGGGATCAGTCAGGAAGCGCGGATGCAGATAGTTGTGTCGGGCCAGTTCCTGAAGCGTTGCGAAGTTCCCGAACTTGTCGGCGAATGCTCTTTCGGTGGAAGCAAAGTTCTTCATTAATTCACTTGTCGGTGTATGCCGTGACCCTTTCGTGGACGTCGAGCAATATATGCAGAGAAGGCAGAAGGCCAGCGAGCAGATGATCCTGATTCTAAAGGCATTCATGGAAAACTCCTGACCGGGATCCTCTATCTCTTACGGTCCCAAGGGTGGAGGGGTTTCATCAGACCGATCAGACCGATCGGACGGATCCGACGGATTCGTCGCCCAGGCCTCCCGGCAGCTTCCTGGAAAGCCGTGAATGACCGGTGATGGCAAGAACGAAAGGCGGTCGGGTCTCAGTCTCGGTTACGATCCCGACGGCGATACCGATCCCGATATCCCCGGCCTTCCGGCTCCTGACTCCTGACTTCTGACTCCTGGCTACTGATTCCGACCTTCAGCCTGACAGCCTTCAGCCTATCGACCTTTCGACTGCGACTGCGATACCGATTCCGATTCCGACCCCGATGGGAATCCCTCCGAACCTACAGCCTAACAGCCTTCAGCCTAACAGCCTACTTTATCCCCCCGTCCACCCCGCGATCGACAACCACGGGGGCATCACCCGCCAGGAGCAGGAGGTCGCCGTAGAGGGGCTTGCCGCCTTCCGAGCGCAGGGTTACCTTCTGGAAGTCGGTGATCTCGATCTGGGGCGTCCCGTCGAAGGGGACCCCCTTCGGGCGGACCGGGGTTCCCGGGAGGGCCTCCGTGGTCAGCACGCCCAGGGCGGTCTCGCTGGAGGCGGCCAGGAGCATCCCCTGGCTCTCCATGCCGCGGAGCTTGGCGGGCTTGAGGTTGGCCACCACCACGATGTGCTTGCCGAGGAGTTCCCCATCGGTGTAGAACGTGCGAATCCCGGCGCAGAGCTGGCGTTTCCCCGTGCCGAGGTCCACCTGCATGACCACCAGCTTGTCCGCCTTGGGGTGGGAGCCCACCTCCACGATCTTCCCCACGCGAAGGTCCACGGCGGCGAAGGGGTCGGCCTTGACGAGTTCCACGCTCTCCAGGCGGGGGATCAGGGGCGCCGGGGACCCGATCTCGTGGCCGAGCAGGTCGAAGCGGGCGTCGGCAAAGACCTGGTGAGGCAGGCCCAGCTGGCGCTCCAGTTCGGTGCAGAGAACGGGGACCACCGGTTTGAAGAGGATCCCGAGGATCCGGACCAGGTTGACGGTGAAGGAGACCACCCGGTGGGCTTCGGCACGGTCGGTCTTGAGAAGGGCCCAGGGGGCCTTCGCCTGGAAGTAGCGGTTCCCGAGGTCCCCGATCTCCAGGATCTCCCGGACGGCGAGGCGGAAGTCCGTCTTCCGGTAGGCCGCTTTCACGCGCTCGACCCGCTCCAGGACGTCCTTTTGCAGGTCCGGTTCCCCGGGGTCGCCTTCCGCGGTGCGCCCGTCGAAGTTCTTCTGAAGGAAGGTGAGGGTGCGGTTGGCGAAGTTGGCGAAGTTACCGATCAACTCCGCGTTGACCTTCTTCCGGAAATCCTCCAGGTCCAGGTCGATGTCGGCCAGCTTGGGCGACAGGTTGGCGGCGTAGTAGTAGCGCAAAAACGCCGGGTCGAGCTTCTCCAGGTAGTCGCGGGCCGTGAGGTAGGTCCCCCGGCTCTTGGACATCTTCTCGCCGTTGACGGTGAGGAACCCGTGGACGTGGATGTTCTCGGGGACGTTGAAGCCGGCCCCCATGAGCATGGCGGGCCAGAAGAGGAAGTGGAAGTAGATGATGTCCTTGCCGATGAAGTGGATGACGCGGGCCCGGTCGCCGACCCAGTACGACTCCCAGTCGCGCCCGGTGCGCAGGCAGAGGTTGCGGCAGGAGGCGATGTAGCCGATGGGGGCGTCGAGCCAGACGTAGTAGTACTTGTCGGTCTCGCCCAGGATGGGGAAGCCGAAGTAGGGGGCGTCCCGGGAGATGTCCCAGTCCTTGAGCCCCTCGTCCACCCAGTGGAGGATGTAGTTGCGGATCTCGGGCTGGAGGTTCTCGTTCCCCGTCAGCCAGGCCCGGAGGCGGTCGGCGTAGTTGGCCAGCTTGAAGAAGAAGTGGCGGGACGTCCTGTGCCCCGGGGGGGTCCCGCAGATGACGCAGGAGGGGGACACCAGGTCGGTGGGGTTGTAGGTGGCGTTGCACCGTTCGCAGTTGTCGCCGTACTGGTCGGGCGCGCCGCAGCGCGGGCAGGTGCCCTTCACGAAGCGGTCGGGGAGGAAGCGGTTGCAGCGGGCGCAGTGGGTGAGGTCCACTTCCTTGGTGTAGATGTCGCCGTTGTCCCGGAGCCGGGAGTAGATGAGGTCGGCGCACTCCTTGTTCTCGGGGCTGTTGGTGCTGTAGAAGTTGTCGAAGCGGATCTGGAACTCGGCGAAATCCTTCCGGTGTTCGTGCCACACCTTCTCGACGAGGGCCTCGGGGGTCACGCCCAGCTTCGCGGCGTTCACCTCGATGGGCGTGCCGTGGGTGTCGTCGGCGCAGCAGTAGACGACGTCCTCGCCCATGAGGCGCAGGGCGCGCACGTAGACGTCGGTCTGGATGTACTCCACCAGGTGGCCCAGGTGGATCGGCCCGTTGGCGTAGGGCAGGGCGCTGGTGACGATGATGGGCTTGGGATTATCCATGACGTGAACCTCCACGAAGTCGCAAACCGTTCCTTATAGCAGGAAAAGCCCGCCGTTTCAACGCCCGAAGTCGTTTCGATACGCCTATAAATACACGAAGGGAATTCGGCCCGCGAATAACGCCAATCGACGCGAGTATATAAAACGAATAATATCTTTTGATTACTCGATTCCAGTTCGCGTTCGTTCGCGTGATTCGCGGGCAAATATCCCTTCGTGGTGTTTCGCGGGGTGATCAGTTCCGTTCGAGGGCGCGGAGGTAGAAGTCCCGGTAGGCGGAGGCCATGCGGTGGAGCCCGAAGTCCCGCTCCGCCCGGGCGCGGCCGGCCCGGCCCAGGGCGGCCCGGCGCTCCGCATCCTCGAGGAGCGCGTCCAGGGCCGACGCCAGGGCGCGTGCGTCGCCGACGGGAACCAGGATCCCCGTCTCCCCGTCCGCCACGAGGTCCAGGACGCCCCCCGCCCGGGTGGCGGCCACGGGAAGCCCCGCCGCCATGGCCTCCATGACGGAGAGGCCCTGCCCCTCGCTGTCGGAGGACGACACGTAGAGGTCGGCGGCCCGGAGCAGGGCGGGGAGGTCCTCCCGGTAGCCCTCGAAGACGACCCGCGGAAGGTCCCGATCCCGGACGAGCGCCCGGAGCGACCCCTCCAGCGGGCCTTCCCCCGCCAGACGAAGACGGGCCGAGGGGTGGCGGGGCGCCACGGCCGCCCAGGCCTCGAGGAGGAGGCGGTGGTTCTTCTCCGCCGAGAAGTGACCGGCGCTCACCACCGCGAGTTCGGCGGGGGCGATCCCCAGGGACGAACGGTGAGTGTCCCGGTCTTCTGGCAGGGGGAAGAGCTTGATGCCGTTGGGGATAACGTCCACCCGGGCCGGTCGCACGCCGCCCCGGACGAGGGTGTCCCGCACGAAAGCGGAGACGGCGGCGAAGCGGCGGACCGCCCGGTACTTCCACCGGGAGAGGCGCTTGACGGGGAAGGCCACGTGCCGGGTCACCGCCAGGGGGATGCCGGTCCGGACGAGGGCCGGCAGGGCCAGGGCGTGGGCGTGGGAGGTGTGGGCGTGAACGAGGTCGAAACCTCCCGAAACGGCCAGGCGGCGCAGGCGGCGAAGGGCAGCAAGGTCGAGAGGACCCCGGGCGTCCAGGGGCTCGACCGCCTTCCCCGCGGCCTCGAGCCTTTGGGCCAGCGGGGACCCCGGCGGGCAGGTGGTGACGGCGTCCACGCCGCCGGGCAACTCCGACACCAGGGAGGCCAGCATCCGCTCACCGCCGCGCCACCCCCGCTCGGTGCTCACCATGAGCACGCGGAGGTCCCGGCCGGGTTTGGTGTCGTGAGGGAGCATTCAGGCGTCCTCGAACTCTTTCCGGGAGATGTGCAGTTCCTTCAGAATTCGAGAAATCAGGCTCGGCCCGATGTCCCGTGTGCTGTGATACGGAATCGGGACCTGTCTGCCCGTTTTCGGATTTCGCCAGATCTCGTGGCTGCCCGCACCATATCGTGTTAAATGACAGCCAAGCCGAAGAGGTTTTTTTTGGAGCTCGGAGTACTTCATACCACCACAGCAACGTGAGACGTGAAGGGGAATTCCTTGAAGCGCCGGATACGGTCCGGAAGCGGATCCCCGGATGCCTTCATGGAAGCGATCAGGGCCGAGGCCACACGCGGGGCTTCCTCGATGATCTCTTCCACCGTGGTCCCCGCCACCAGCAGACTCGGCAGTTCGCTGCAGGTGGCGAGATACCGATAATCTCCTCCGTCCTTGAGTTCCTCAATGACCAGTTCAAGATCAAAGATTTCCATGCGTGCAATCTCCCTCCTTCCGGGGCATCTCTCAAAATAACTATAGCATAATCAGGACGGTTTTGGGTTCCCCGTTCTTTGGGCTTGATTTTCACCTTATTTCCACCTATCATGGGAAGTGAGAGCAGGCAGGAGGTGAACACATGTCCCCCACGCGGCGCCAGTCGGAAGTCCTGGATTTCATCGCGGCATTTCTCCGGAAGCGCGGCTACAGCCCCAGCCTGGAGGAGATCGGGCGGGGGACGGGGATCGCGTCCGTCAACGCCGTGCACAAGCACGTCAAGGCCCTGGAGCGGGAGGGGCTCGTCCGTCGGAGCCCGCACGCCGCCCGGAGCGTGGAGCCGGTGGGGCCGCCGGCCGAGGAGGGGGTGGAACTCCCCCTCCTGGGTGTCATCGCCGCCGGCGTGCCCCTGGAGGCGGTGGAGAACCCGGAGGTGCTCCGCGTCCCGGCGGATTTCGTGGGGCGGGGCACCCACTTCGTGCTCCGGGTGAAGGGGGATTCCATGATCGGCGAATGCATCGCCGACGGCGACTTCGTCATCGTGCGGGAGACCCCGTCCGTGGAGAACGGCGAAATGGCCGTGGTGCTGGTGGACGGCGAGAACGTCACCCTCAAGCGCCTCTACCGGGAGCCCGGCGGCATGGTGCGCCTGCAGCCGTCCAACCCGGCCATGGAGGCCTTCCGCTTCCCGGGGGAACGGGTCCGGGTGCGCGGCGTGGTGGTGGGGGTCCTGCGGAAGTATCGGTGAAAGGCTGTAGGCTGTTAGGCTGAAGGCTGTTAGGCTGAAGGTCCGGAGATCTTCCCTTCGGAATCGGTATCGGTATCGGGATCGGTATCGGGGTCGGGATCGGGATCGCAACCGGCGTCGCAATCGGTATCGGGGTTGCCGTCGGGGTCGAGCAGGCTGCAGGCTGGGGGCCTGTGGAGTGCGGCGCGAAGGCTTCCGGAGCGCCGCTTTCACCGCGCCGCGCAGGCTGCCGGAGCGGCGCGATTCAGCTGCCGGTCTCCCCCGGGGCCGACTGCCCGACACGGGTAAGCCGGGTGAGAACCCCGGACGAACACGGACGTCCGCGAATTGCAGCCGGGAGGCTATTGCGATTGCGACAGCGATGGTTTCAACGGTTGGTTTTAGGCCTTGACAAACGTTGATGCGTTCGCAAAAAGTCCTTTTCTCTCACAGAGGCACGGAGGCACAGAGAAATGCAAATCGTATTTAATAGAATCAACAATCCTTACGATTCTTCTCCGTGCCTCTGTGCCTCTGTGAGATCACAACCAGGACTTTTTGCGACCGCATCAACGTTGATCATAGCAGCGATACCGATTGCGATACCGAATTCCGATACCGATAGCGATACCGAATTCCGATACCGATACCGATACCGATTCTGATACCGATACCGATGGGAGAGGCGGGAAGGGAGAGCGGGGATGGGACGGACGATCATGCACGTTGACATGGACGCCTTCTTCGCCGCGGTGGAGCAGCTCTACAACCCGGCGCTGAAGGGCAGGCCCGTCATCGTGGGGGGCGACCCCGACGGCCGCGGGGTGGTCTCCGCCGCGTCCTACGAGGCGCGCCGTTTCGGGGTCCACTCCGCCATGCCCATGGCGTGGGCGCGCAAGCTCTGCCCCCAGGCCGTTTTCCTGACGGGGGACTTCGAGAAGTACAGCCGGGCGTCGGCGATGGTCTTCCGGATCCTCGAGAACTACACCCCCGACGTGGAGGAGGCCTCCGTGGACGAGGCCTACCTGGACGTCACGGGGTGCGAGCGCCTCTTCGGCCCGCCGCTGGCCATGGCGGCCCGGATCCGGGCGGAGATCGCCGACCGCCTGGGCCTGTCGGCCTCCATCGGCATCGGCGCCAGCCGGAGCGCGGCCAAGATCGCCTCGGACCTGGCCAAGCCCGC from the Acidobacteriota bacterium genome contains:
- the lepB gene encoding signal peptidase I — protein: MTDPIPGGAPPAAPNRSKRPLRFALRCIRDLVIAAALVHLVTAFFLQPVRVEGDSMQPGIRDAERIFINKFSYRFGDVHRGDVVVFTPPSDAGKTCIKRVVGLPGETIRISDGAVFIDGKRLHEPYIVPATRSEGDIDGFTIPGGNYFVLGDHRDFSNDSRNWGPIPGDQILGKAVLRYWPPSAFGLIGGAAAPKSP
- a CDS encoding YdeI/OmpD-associated family protein, translated to MECFFESAAGWRDWLEKHHASERVVWLIFYKAHTGRVSLRYEEALDEALCYGWIDSIIKRIDDERYCQKFTPRTNTLRWSDANVVRMRRLIAEGRMTDIGLSKVGDPSILEQDPPPRADVPADDPPDFIREAFEAEPAAGTAFGALTPGRRRLYLRWVLDARRDETRRKRLQELIGLLKEGKPLSMK
- the metG gene encoding methionine--tRNA ligase, with protein sequence MDNPKPIIVTSALPYANGPIHLGHLVEYIQTDVYVRALRLMGEDVVYCCADDTHGTPIEVNAAKLGVTPEALVEKVWHEHRKDFAEFQIRFDNFYSTNSPENKECADLIYSRLRDNGDIYTKEVDLTHCARCNRFLPDRFVKGTCPRCGAPDQYGDNCERCNATYNPTDLVSPSCVICGTPPGHRTSRHFFFKLANYADRLRAWLTGNENLQPEIRNYILHWVDEGLKDWDISRDAPYFGFPILGETDKYYYVWLDAPIGYIASCRNLCLRTGRDWESYWVGDRARVIHFIGKDIIYFHFLFWPAMLMGAGFNVPENIHVHGFLTVNGEKMSKSRGTYLTARDYLEKLDPAFLRYYYAANLSPKLADIDLDLEDFRKKVNAELIGNFANFANRTLTFLQKNFDGRTAEGDPGEPDLQKDVLERVERVKAAYRKTDFRLAVREILEIGDLGNRYFQAKAPWALLKTDRAEAHRVVSFTVNLVRILGILFKPVVPVLCTELERQLGLPHQVFADARFDLLGHEIGSPAPLIPRLESVELVKADPFAAVDLRVGKIVEVGSHPKADKLVVMQVDLGTGKRQLCAGIRTFYTDGELLGKHIVVVANLKPAKLRGMESQGMLLAASSETALGVLTTEALPGTPVRPKGVPFDGTPQIEITDFQKVTLRSEGGKPLYGDLLLLAGDAPVVVDRGVDGGIK
- a CDS encoding glycosyltransferase family 4 protein: MLPHDTKPGRDLRVLMVSTERGWRGGERMLASLVSELPGGVDAVTTCPPGSPLAQRLEAAGKAVEPLDARGPLDLAALRRLRRLAVSGGFDLVHAHTSHAHALALPALVRTGIPLAVTRHVAFPVKRLSRWKYRAVRRFAAVSAFVRDTLVRGGVRPARVDVIPNGIKLFPLPEDRDTHRSSLGIAPAELAVVSAGHFSAEKNHRLLLEAWAAVAPRHPSARLRLAGEGPLEGSLRALVRDRDLPRVVFEGYREDLPALLRAADLYVSSSDSEGQGLSVMEAMAAGLPVAATRAGGVLDLVADGETGILVPVGDARALASALDALLEDAERRAALGRAGRARAERDFGLHRMASAYRDFYLRALERN
- a CDS encoding type II toxin-antitoxin system HicA family toxin yields the protein MKYSELQKKPLRLGCHLTRYGAGSHEIWRNPKTGRQVPIPYHSTRDIGPSLISRILKELHISRKEFEDA
- a CDS encoding type II toxin-antitoxin system HicB family antitoxin, which translates into the protein MEIFDLELVIEELKDGGDYRYLATCSELPSLLVAGTTVEEIIEEAPRVASALIASMKASGDPLPDRIRRFKEFPFTSHVAVVV
- the lexA gene encoding transcriptional repressor LexA; the encoded protein is MSPTRRQSEVLDFIAAFLRKRGYSPSLEEIGRGTGIASVNAVHKHVKALEREGLVRRSPHAARSVEPVGPPAEEGVELPLLGVIAAGVPLEAVENPEVLRVPADFVGRGTHFVLRVKGDSMIGECIADGDFVIVRETPSVENGEMAVVLVDGENVTLKRLYREPGGMVRLQPSNPAMEAFRFPGERVRVRGVVVGVLRKYR